The genome window CATCCTGGAGTTCTGGCGCGGCCGGCGGCGCAGTTGCCAACCGACCATGAGTGCGCCCGTCGCGATCAGGGCATAAGTGCCCGGTTCCGGCACTGCCGTCACGGCCACGTCATCCAGTCCGACCAGGCAGCACCCTCCTTTTCCGGCACCCTGGAACGAGATCGTCGTCACCATGTCCTGTGCGGTGAAGCGGAAGCTGAAGCGCTCCCAGGCCGTCGGATCACTCGTGCCTCCCGAGCTGGTGAAAACCTCGTCGTGATAGACGCCGGACAGATCCCCGGCCATCGCGCGGACCGCATTGGGCCCGGCATAGTTCGCGTCGCCGTTTCCCCCGCGACCGATGTGGAATACGACCTCGTAGACGGTACCGACGTCCGTCAGGATGTCCTGAGTCACGCCGGCGTAGACGCCGTCGTTGTGATAGCCGGTGAAGTCGACCAGCTTGTTCCCGTCCTTGGCATCGACACCCCAGTCACCTTGGCCCATGCCCACCCAGCCGAGTTCCGCGCCGAACACCGTCCAGCCCGGAAGGGTCATGGAGCCGGGCAACAGCGACATGTTCACGTGACTGTCCCCGATGAATGTGGACTCGATGTCCTCGAAACTGCCGTTGTAGACCAGGTTCATGGGCGGATCGAGGGAGATGGCCTGGGCTTCCCAGGGGCACAGCGAGGCGCCAAGCAGCAGGGAAGTGCCCAGGACTTGAGTGATGCGGTTCACGGCGGGATCTCCAAAATTAACAAAATGGAAGAATTTTGGGGACCCCAAGCCGGATTCGTGCCACGGCGGAAGGCGGCTCGGTCGAACGGGTGAGGACCACGGCCGGCACCGGCTCGCGGAGAGGCGGGATCGGATCCGTCAGGGAAGCCGGGGAGCGCCCGGTCCGGCACCGTGGCTGGCCGCCAGACGGATGACGTCGGGAAAGAACCGCTCGAAAGCTTCTTCGAATGCCCGAAGGTTGCCATGCAACTCCGACACGCCGCCCGCCAGGGGAAGTCCGGCCGCCGACCGTCGCGCCATCAAGTCGAGAGCCCTGCCTACCCCGGTCAGGCGTTCGTACGATCGGAGCCAGTCCTGGCTCGCCATGGCCGGAAGCATCCGGGCGAAGCGTTCGGGAACCGGCTGCGGTGAGGCGGCGAGTTCCACATAGGTTCGCGCCGCGAAGTCGGCAAGCGGTTCTTCATGCCAGCGGCGCCAGTCACGTGCCAGAAAATGATCGAAGAAGAGGTCGACCAGGATGCCGGCGTGGCGCCTTCGTTGCGGCGACACCAGCCGTTTGGCAGCCTGCACGACCGGGTGGGTGTCGGTGAAGGTGTCGATCGCGCGGTGCAGGCGTATGCCTCGTGCCACCTCGCCTTCGTAGCCGCTCGACACGATCGGTCCCTTGACGAAATCGCCCAGCAGACTGCCCAGCCGGCCTTCCGCGCCGGGAGGGGACAGGTACAGATGGGCAAGGAAGTTCACCGGGCCGGCCCGTAGCGGCGCCGGCGAAAGGACCGCCCGGCAGGTCCGTGCGCCCGCCACGGACGAATGCACCCGTCCTGGCGGCGGGTGCCGGAGATCACTGCCTACCCATGTAGTCGCCGGTGAGGTGCAGCAGCGTGCGCACGCCCAGCTTGAGCGCCGACTCGTCGATGGAGAACCGTGGCGAGTGGTTGTAGGCCATCTTCGCGGGGTCCTGGCCCGCGGGCGTGCCGCCGAGGAACACGAACAGCCCCGGCGCCCGCTGTGCAAAGAACGAGAAATCCTCCGCGCCCATCAGACGATCGCGCAACTGGACGTTCCTTGCGCCTGCCACCCG of Betaproteobacteria bacterium contains these proteins:
- a CDS encoding DUF642 domain-containing protein; this translates as MNRITQVLGTSLLLGASLCPWEAQAISLDPPMNLVYNGSFEDIESTFIGDSHVNMSLLPGSMTLPGWTVFGAELGWVGMGQGDWGVDAKDGNKLVDFTGYHNDGVYAGVTQDILTDVGTVYEVVFHIGRGGNGDANYAGPNAVRAMAGDLSGVYHDEVFTSSGGTSDPTAWERFSFRFTAQDMVTTISFQGAGKGGCCLVGLDDVAVTAVPEPGTYALIATGALMVGWQLRRRPRQNSRMI
- a CDS encoding DUF479 domain-containing protein, with amino-acid sequence MNFLAHLYLSPPGAEGRLGSLLGDFVKGPIVSSGYEGEVARGIRLHRAIDTFTDTHPVVQAAKRLVSPQRRRHAGILVDLFFDHFLARDWRRWHEEPLADFAARTYVELAASPQPVPERFARMLPAMASQDWLRSYERLTGVGRALDLMARRSAAGLPLAGGVSELHGNLRAFEEAFERFFPDVIRLAASHGAGPGAPRLP